The Triticum aestivum cultivar Chinese Spring chromosome 4B, IWGSC CS RefSeq v2.1, whole genome shotgun sequence sequence CGATCACGCTGGACGGCCAGGACCTGGGGTCGCTGAACCTCAAGTGGCTGCGGTCGCAGATCGGGCTGGTCGGGCAGGAGCCCATCCTGTTCGCCGTCTCCATCATCGAGAACGTGATGATGGGCAAGGAGAACGCGACGAGGCAAGAGGCCATCGCCGCCTGCACCAAGGCCAACGCCCACACCTTCGTCCTCGGCCTCCCCGACGGCTACGACACGCAGGTAACTAAATCCATTTAGCAAACTGATTTTTTTTATAAGCATTAAGCAAACTGATGATGCCGATGCTGATGATGGCCTCACTAGTCTGTCTCTGTTCATGGGCTCGCCAGGATCTCCTAAGTAAGAGGGTGTTTGTTTTAACCAAACAGtcagggactttttagggacttgtgACTTACAAGTTGGAACTAAAAAAAAgtctaggacttatgaaccaaacatggCCTAAATATTCTCTTTTGTTTAGGTTGGTGACCGCGGGACCCAGCTGTCGGGGGGACAGAAGCAGCGCATCGCGCTCGCGCGCGCCATCATCCGGGAGCCGCGCATCCTGCTGCTGGACGAGCCCACCAGCGCGCTCGACGCCGAGTCCGAGGCCGTCGTGCAGCAGTCCATCGACCGCCTCTCCGTCGGCCGCACCGTCCTCGTCATCGCGCACCGCCTCGCCACCGTCCGCAACGCCGACACCATCGCCGTGCTCGACCGCGGGGCCGTCGTCGAGTCCGGCCGCCATGCCGACCTCATGGCCCGCGCTGGCCCCTACGCCGGCCTCGTCAAGCTCGCCTCTGACAGCGGCAGGTCCGTTCCCGCCGTTGCTCCCGGCACCCCTGGCACGCCCGGCGCGGCGGGGTACAACAGCTTCACTGACAACTCGGGGTACGACGTGTCGGTCTCTAAGTCGAGGTATGGCGGCATTCGCGCGAtacaggaggtggaggcggatgCTAAGGACGCGCGCGGCCGCAAGGCCGCCGCCAAGTTCAGCGTCTCTGAGATATGGGAGCTGCAGCGGCAGGAAGGGCCGTTGCTGATCCTTGGGTTCCTCATGGGCATCAACGCCGGCGCGGTCTTCTCCGTCTTCCCGCTGCTTCTGGGCCAGGCCGTCCAGGTGTACTTCGACCCCGACACGGACAAGATGAGGCGGCAGATCGGGTACCTGGCCCTCGCCGTCGTGGGTCTCGGCTTTGCCTGCATTCTCACCATGACGGGTCAGCAGGGCTTCTGCGGCTGGGCCGGCGCCCGGCTCACCATGCGCGTCCGCGACCGCCTCTTCCGCGCCATCATGCGGCAGGAGCCCGCGTGGTTCGACGAGGAAGACAATGCCATGGGCGTCCTCGTGACACGGCTCGCCAGGGACGCCATCGCCTTCCGCTCCATGTTCGGCGACCGGTACGCCGTGCTGCTCATGGCCGTGGGCTCCGCCGGCGTCGGCCTCGGCATTTGCTTCGGGCTGGATTGGCGCCTTACACTGATTGCCATGGCCTGTACTCCACTCACGCTCGGCGCGAGCTACCTCAACCTGCTCATCAACGTCGGCGCCAGGTCCGACGAAGCCGCGTACGCGCGGGCCAGCAGCATCGCCGCGGGTGCCGTTTCCAACGTGCGCACCGTCGCGGCGCTCTGCGCGCAGGGCGGCATCGTCGGCACGTTCAACCGGGCGCTGGACGGCCCCTCGGCCAAGGCCCAGCGGAAGTCGCAGTACATGGGCATCATCCTCGGCCTCTCCCAGGGCGCCATGTACGGCGCCTACACGGTGACGCTCTGGGCGGGCGCCTACTTCATCACCAAAGGCTGGTCCACCTTCGGCGACGTGTCCAAGATCTTCCTCATCCTGGTCCTCAGCTCCTTCTCCGTCGGCCAGCTGGCCGGACTCGCCCCTGACACGTCCGGCGCGCCGACGGCCATCGCCGGCATACTGTCCATCCTGAAGCGCCGGCCGacgatcaacgaggaaggcaccaAGCGGCGGACGATCAAGGACGGGAAGCCGATGGACGTGGAGCTGAGGAAAGTGTTCTTCGCGTACCCGTCGCGGCCGGACGTGACGGTGCTGAACGACTTCTCGCTGCGCGTGAAGTTCGGGAGCACGGTGGCGGTGGTCGGGCCGAGCGGGAGCGGCAAGTCGACGGTGGTGTGGCTGGTGCAGCGGTTCTACGACCCGCTGGGGGGAACCGTGACGGTCGGCGGCATGGACGTGCGGGAGCTGGACCTCAAGTGGCTCAGAGGGGAATGCgcgatggtgggccaggagccggCCCTGTTCAGTGGGTCCATCAGAGAAAACATTGGGTTCGGCAACCCGAAGGCCGCGTGGGCCGAAATCGAGAATGCTGCTAAGGAGGCCAACATCCACAAGTTCATCGCTGGGCTTCCCCAAGGCTACGACACTCAAGTGAGTACCTGTTCACAAATTGAAAAACTGCTCACAAATCTCAACTTCCAACGCCAAACTTAACATTTGTACTTACTTAAAACTTAACATTTGTAAATTAAGATGTTGTTTACATGATTTTTACACATTATAGACATTATATACTGAACCGCTTATTTTTGGCAGGTTGGGGAGAGTGGGGTGCAGCTGTCAGGTGGTCAGAAACAGAGGATTGCGATCGCACGAGCAGTGCTGAAGCAGTCGAGGATACTGCTCCTGGACGAGGCGAGCAGCGCGCTGGACCTCGAGTCCGAGAAGCACGTGCAGGAGGCGCTGCGACGAGTGTCGCGGCGCGCGACGACGATCACGGTGGCGCACCGCCTCTCCACGATCCGCGATGCCGACCGCATTGCCGTGGTGAGCGCCGGCAGGACCGTGGAGTTCGGCAGCCACGAGACCCTCCTTGCAAACCACCGCGATGGCCTCTACGCGGCCATGGTGAAGGCCGAGATCGAGGCGCAGGCCTTCGCGTAGAGAAGTACAGAACGATGAACTGATCCCAGTGTTCAGTAATTTGAACATTATTTTTTGACGTGTTTTGTGTGACCAAGTTCTTAGTAGGTAGTCAATATATTATTTCGGCAATGTTACCTAGACCACAAGATGAATAAACTTTGCGAGCATACAAGGATTAGATGAAATGTCCATTTCCACAATATATGAACTCCGGCCGGACGCCTGATAATGATGCCGCGAAATGGAGAGAAAACAAAATTAGGGAGAAAAACTGTACTTAGGCAAATAAGATGAGAAATCTTGTTCGACGAGACAGGCGAGCTGCCCTTCGAGATGCTGGGATTAATTAAGCGGATTGATGTGGCCATGGTATCAGTTGAGATGGATTCGGTGAGCAACCTGGATGTGGATCTGTTGTGATCATTGAGCCGGTTATTTTACTTGTTGTCGTGCTGGGCATTATTtgtgaaaaaagagagagaaagaaacaaTACTCGCCAGCTCCACAGACATCTCGCATAAGGGAGGGCATATTCTTTGTTTATTTATAAATTGTGTACTGAAGATTCTGGGGTTCATTTGGAACTGGCCACCATGTTAACGGTGGCAGTTGTTAAGGCCCAGACAATCAGCGCTCTACCTTTTCGTTATGATGCTATGGAGTACCGACCTTCCCTCATTAGTATATGTTGGTAAATTATTATACAAGAGGAAGTGGATGTATGTGTATCTACCGAACTTGTGTAGTAGGAGCAAATCATTGCTGCCCCCATATTATTTTGAGGCCGAGGAGCGAAAAGATAGTATCGAAACTGTCATTTTCTTTACAAGTTGACATTTCGTCATCGCGAGGTTGCTGTTTCAAGCTTGGTTTCCATAATATCTCGATGAAATAGTTGGTGCATCGCCTTATCTTGATGTCCAATTTCCACTGGTAGTACATTTATTAGGAGCATAACTTGCGGAAGTGTTCTTATAGGTAAGGAATAGAAGAAACCTAGCTACTGCTTTGCTTGGGTTGCtaattgctatgcttaatgctacCCATATTCTTGACGCAGTGGTTGATGGAGTGATGTCTCTGAATACTTCCCGTAAGCAACGACGGCGCAGTATCAACAGATCGCACGCTGGCCGTCTCCATTTAGCAGCGATGGATTCAGACTCCACCGGACATAATCCCAACGAATCCAACCCTTTCTCCATCAAACCTAATCCATTTTTTATTGAATGGAAGCAAAGACCATGCTCCATCGTATTGCTCCCTCCGGATGGGATAAGTTGGACACATGTTTTTAGGTTTTTGTTTTATTGATTAGCGAAAAATATGTTACATTATGTCATAAAAATATATATTCAGATGACCTATTCCTCGTGATTTTTTAAATCTAAGTTCCCGTGCCAGACTTATATTCTCATCTGGATGGAGTAATAAATGAGTTTTTAGAACAAATATTTACAAACAAGCCAACGCATTCGGACTAAATATTCAAGATGCTCCCACTCCTTTGACTAAATGCTTGGTTGAGCTTCTGCTGAAAGCCCCTCAAGACAACATATTCTTTCAATTCATGAACCAGTAGGAGTATTCTGAAGATAAACTTGACAAATAATCATGAGATTGCACTGAGTGAGATAGACCAACAGATGGTAACTGCCGCGGAGGTCATGCCATGTGACAAAGCTACTGAAAAAGCTATTCCAAAATTTGGAAAACCTGGGGTCATGTAGTTGCAACTGAGATAAGCAATTGGATCCAAAGAGATGATAGGAGTATCGTAGCACCTGGACATTTACATGTATATCTAAAAGTATGGTGTTAATAATTCCTTTGTTCTACTTAACAATTTCAATCGACGAGTTTTTGGGAAGATACTTGGTTAGGTGACATTCCATTAGCATTACAAATACTCGATCTTGTATAATATTGTGTTCACAAAAGAGGATACAGTGGTTGCCATTCTTGGGGCTAGTCCTTTGAACATCCAATTTCACAGGGCTTTATTCGGCGACAAATGGACCAAGTGGATCCATTTGGTTTCTAGACTGATGTCAATTAATCTAACTCACATGCCAGATTCCTTCCAGTGGAGGTTAACCATTAATGGTGTCTTCACTGTGAAGTCTATGTATGCGGATCTTATGGATTCTGGTCCTATTTTCCGCAGAAAACATATTTGAAAAACAAAGGTTCCTTTCAAGATTAAAGTTTTAATGTGGTTTTTTGCAGAGGGAGGTACTTCTTACCAAAGATAACCTTGCTAAACGTAACTGTCATGGTAGCAAATAAAAGTTACTGTTTTTATGACCAAGAGGGGACAATTCATTTATTTTGTCATGTCCGTTTACTACCTTGCTCTGGCGCATGATTCATGTTATCTACAATTTAGCACCGCCAACGAATATTCTAAATTTGTTTAGAAACTAGTTGGGCGATTCATCATGAGTTGAAGTGCCAAATCCGTGGGGAATTTGTGCCTTTCTCTGGGCAATATGGAATTAGAAAGGATCTGGGAAGTTCAAAAGTAGGACCCTGAGAttaagaagaagacgaacctgAAGGAAAAGGCGGAAGGTTTCCACGAGGACGATCAACGAGTTATGTGGTTTGAGAACCGAGTCTGTGTGCCCAACGATTGGAGTTGAGGAAGTTGATCATGTAGGAACCACGACTCTTCCTATTCTATACATCCTGGTAACACCAAAATGTACATGGATTTAAAGAGAAGATTTTGGTGGAATGGAGTTAAGAGGGACATAGCCGAGCTAAGCGTCTTAAGAAGACTGATAATAccacttatatgtggcactgctgtCTTAGTCACATAGGAAAGAAACGTATGCATAAGCTTCATAAAGATGGAGTATTAACGACTTTTGATTTGAATTATTTAACACGTGTAAAGCTTGTATGATGGATAAAATGACTAAAACACCATACACAGGTCATCCCGAACGGGCGCATGAATTGTTAgaaacaatacatactgatgtatgcggtccgatgagcaCACCGATGTGCGGTGGATACTTATACTTCGTaatcttcactgatgatttgagtagatattgtTATATTTACTTggtgaaacataagtttgaaacatttgaaaagttcaaagaatttcagaacgaagttgaga is a genomic window containing:
- the LOC123089276 gene encoding ABC transporter B family member 19-like — translated: MVRYGAGAGARTPVSREVSFSRDNHNKLYVTPAPVQRDVPSFGYDVSATSYSQSRSRYYGDDDAGGYEFDDEDDDDGEVELRAGKPVSVTGLFKYSTPMDVVLLVLGCIGAMINGGSLPWYSYLFGNFVNKIVASDKTQMMKDVRQISVYMVILAVVVVIGAYLEIMCWRIVGERSALRVRREYLKAVLRQEIGFFDTEVSTGEVMQSISSDVAQIQEVMGEKMAGFVHHVFTFIFGYVVGFRTSWRIALAVLAVTPVMMACGIAYKAIYGGLAANEEASYQPAGSVAQQAISSIRTVLSFVMEDRLADRYAEWLRKASPIGVKMGFAKGAGMGMIYLVTYSQWALALWYGAKLVAQGEIKGGDAIACFFGVMVGGRGLALSLSYSAQFAQGTAAAGRVFEIIDREPEIDPYGAGGRALSAVRGRMEFKDVEFAYPSRPESLILYNLNLIVPAAKMLALVGISGGGKSTVFALIERFYDPTRGTITLDGQDLGSLNLKWLRSQIGLVGQEPILFAVSIIENVMMGKENATRQEAIAACTKANAHTFVLGLPDGYDTQVGDRGTQLSGGQKQRIALARAIIREPRILLLDEPTSALDAESEAVVQQSIDRLSVGRTVLVIAHRLATVRNADTIAVLDRGAVVESGRHADLMARAGPYAGLVKLASDSGRSVPAVAPGTPGTPGAAGYNSFTDNSGYDVSVSKSRYGGIRAIQEVEADAKDARGRKAAAKFSVSEIWELQRQEGPLLILGFLMGINAGAVFSVFPLLLGQAVQVYFDPDTDKMRRQIGYLALAVVGLGFACILTMTGQQGFCGWAGARLTMRVRDRLFRAIMRQEPAWFDEEDNAMGVLVTRLARDAIAFRSMFGDRYAVLLMAVGSAGVGLGICFGLDWRLTLIAMACTPLTLGASYLNLLINVGARSDEAAYARASSIAAGAVSNVRTVAALCAQGGIVGTFNRALDGPSAKAQRKSQYMGIILGLSQGAMYGAYTVTLWAGAYFITKGWSTFGDVSKIFLILVLSSFSVGQLAGLAPDTSGAPTAIAGILSILKRRPTINEEGTKRRTIKDGKPMDVELRKVFFAYPSRPDVTVLNDFSLRVKFGSTVAVVGPSGSGKSTVVWLVQRFYDPLGGTVTVGGMDVRELDLKWLRGECAMVGQEPALFSGSIRENIGFGNPKAAWAEIENAAKEANIHKFIAGLPQGYDTQVGESGVQLSGGQKQRIAIARAVLKQSRILLLDEASSALDLESEKHVQEALRRVSRRATTITVAHRLSTIRDADRIAVVSAGRTVEFGSHETLLANHRDGLYAAMVKAEIEAQAFA